CTGGAGAACGTGAGAGCCTTCCATCTCAACAAGCTTCATCTTGTGTCCTTGGATCCTGAAGTTAAGTGTGGATTTGAATCCAACGTTGCAGATCCTGTACTTGTAAGTCTTTCCTGGCTTCATGGTGAAGAGTGGCACGTTTGGTCCTCCGACTTTACCGGATTTTCCGTTGATGAGAACACCGTCGGGGGATCCAAGGGTGCGACCACTGTCGAGGAAGGTCTTGAGAGCGGTGTGGCTCTTGGTGTACCAGTCGTTGATGAGGACGGTGTAGTCATCTTCGGGGTCAGCGTAAGGGACGGGGATGAGGAGACGGCTGTTGACACGGAGGCCACCGAAACCACCGGAGAAACGGTGGAGAGCGGTTGATGGGTAGTAGAAGTAGCTACCGATCTGGTCCTTTGGCTGGAAATGGTAAGTGTAGTTGGTGCCTGCAGGGATTGGGCATGAGGTCCCAGTCACACCATCTTGCCATGAGTTCTTTCTGTGCTGGAGACCACTCCTGCCATGTCACCGAACATAaatatccaaagttataataaaaactaatcataaataaatagttGTGGTCATATAACCAAACCTAATACAAAGCATATCTTAAATCAAAACTGAACCAcaacgtttattttttcaatttattttgtttaattagcTAGTTAAATAAGTTCAATAAAATAAACTCAAACATGAAATTTTGTACACACATTATACGTATGTGTACctatgtaaaataatataacatttttttttcaaaaaaaaatcgaactGAAACTAAACCATATTTTTTCTCAAACCAATTATAttgaacaataattttttttttttcaatttggttatcaaatttgttaatcctaaaaacgaaacaaaaataacataataatcaAGACCTTTTTAACATGAAACCaagataaatttatttgaatgaaaaaaagttcagaaaatatgattttcttttaaagacAGCATTCTTATGTGAAAACGCCTTTGACGTTTGATAAATCTAAAGAGAAAAATCAAATAAGGtataagaagaaacaagaagggATGGTTACGAACCATGTCAAGAGGAAAGGCTCGTCAAGGTTGTTGAAGACATTGATGACAACATTGTTGTTGGAGGTGGAGTTTAGGTTAGGACCAGGGAACTGTCCGTTGATGAGAATCACCTGTTGAGGGATTCCGAGAGGCGCAACGGTTCCGTAGGTCACATTCCACGTGTAGTAGAAGTAAGGATCACCGGCATTCACCAGCGCCACCGTCGAGACGAGGCACACAAACACCGTCAAAAGCTTACCACCCTGCATCATCTCTTTtctacttttatatttatttttaattaataaactaaCCCTTTCCTATAGAAGATTTATTTCTTCTCAAAAGCAAGAAGAAACTATGTTCTCTTGACTTTTGACGAGTCTTTTGGTGATGTCGTGATTAACTATTTATGCTGGTGTGGATACCTTGGTTTGCACGGATTCGTCGCCTAATCTCACGCTtcatctctaattttttttaccttcCATGTGTAAGTTCTATTTTTGAATTCCTCTCTTTGGTTCTTAGGGTTTCAACGTTTTGAACGAACACACAGCTCGGATCATATCATATTCTAATAATGGAAATATTCTCAAACGGTGTCAAATTAACAACTCACAAAGTGTCATCAAGTGATTTTGTGTATATAACATGTTTCAGCTACGGTTTATTACACACAGGATAAAATATTGTGGTCTTTTGAAAACTACGTGAAGTTGCTACACTTTGTATAATTTAACATTAAGAACTCGCATTTTCATTGttgatatatttcaaattttgttgTCTTTTGGTTTATAGGATATTGTGTAAGATATGATATGTTGGTAGACAATATGCATCCAGCTCATATATGCAAAATTTTCGCTAAGTACTGTATATGCTAGTTTATGTTAGGTTATATACCCTCTCTTGAgaattattctctttttttataaGTATGTGAATTTCATTAACTTGTAATGTTCTTTTGGTGTATAGGATATTGTGTAAGATATGATATGTTGGTAGACAATATGCATCCAGCTCATATATGCAAAATTTTCGCTAAGTACTATATATGCTAGTTTATGTTAGGTTATATACCCTCTCTTGAgaattattctcttttttttataagtacGTGAATTTCATTAACTTGTAATGTGGAGACTGATACAAGAAACTTGAATCACAACAATGCTAAAGCAAACCTGGTACGAAAGAATCCCAAAAAGTTAAAAAGTCTCAATGGCACAGAGTTAGATCCTCCTAAGCTCTAAAGAACTAAAGAAAATGCTAAATGAGAAGTTGTTACTAATGGCGGCGATAGGACTTCAAAAGACTTTTAGTACAACATTGCCGGAAGACCTGCAAAAAGAGATGAGTCTAACAAACAATTGAAGGAGACAACCGCAAAGGTTTCCACTCAACAACAAGCGGATCAGGAAGCCGACACCCTGCCCCGGTCCTTGGAGAATGGAAACCACTCCGACCAATTGAAAACCAGAAACAACACAAACAAGAGAGCTGACACCACAAAAATATAGACGGGAGAGATCTTGAGAATGATATATTATCCAAGTCTGGACTTCTTTTAGCcgacaagagaagagagaagatggaCCGTCACATACATACGAGACAAAATCGTGAAACCCAAACGATGGTGACTGGCGACTAAAAGTAAATACAACATACTGTATGGGGATGAAGATTCAGATCAGCGAGAGTTAGTTTTAGTCTTTAAGTTAGTGTAGAAAAAAATTCACTGACTCTTAATGTTTATAACAAGTGTCTCTTATAACAATGTAACATACTCTAAGTTTAAGGAATTCTATGGCATGACATAATAATAGTTTACTAGATTATATGGTCACAATGAGTCACTTCCAGGCTTTGAAGCCTTTACCCATTGTGAGAAAAAATGGTCATAATCAGTGTTCAAAAGAAAACTTAGGCGCTGAGCAAGGGATGACTCGAGATGGCGTAGAACGACTAAGCGGACTCCTAGATTATTAGATAGGCGGCTTagacatttaaaaattaatacaatatactaaatatatataatattttatattaaatatcattatttattaatataaaatttatattattttattttcacaagattatatattataatatattaattattataatttattaataataaactatatattatttatgattaCAGTACTGTAATTGTCTATGATTTAGAAGGTAATTGCTACGGTCTTATAAAACCTAACTTAAGCGCCGCCTAAACGGCCGTTTATACTATTTTCTTGAATATTGTTTGTGATGAGTgtttaaccaaaaaaactaatgatgatgatgatgatgatgatgataataataataataataataataattctgtAAATTTATCATTTTGCATGTGAATTTCATGAAATACATTCAAGTTTATGTCTATAACTTATTCACATGACTAATAGATTTTTCTCTCTCagagtattcttttaaaatccaaaatagccaaattctcaaagacatggAAACCAAAGCCAAAAATtagaaaaggaagaaaaatgTTAAGAGAAACTAAAAACGCTAATAATAGGGAGAGGTTAAACTTCAATATTCCCAAATATGGAAATGAATAGCGAAATGAGAGGAGATGCCAAAGAAAATCAGAAAAAGCAGTCTTAAAAAAACCCTATAAAAACGTCCTCAAGCATTTTCACAACTCGAAATTCAAACCCCAAAAcataaccaaataaaaataaaacattaataccCCACAAAAACACATATGCGAGGGGTTAAACTATTGGCCGCGTGCCTCTACCTGGCTGCAGCCGCAACGGTGGTGGTCCATGCCGAAGACCCTTACTTCCACCACGTATGGAACGTGACCTATGGAACCGCTTCTCCTCTAGGCGTTCCACAACAAGTCATTCTAATCAACGGCCAATTCCCTGGTCCCAACATCAACTCAACCTCCAACAACAATGTCATCATCAACGTCTTCAACAACCTGGATGAACCCTTCCTCCTCACTTGGTAATACTAATAACCATTCATTCATctacaaacatatattttctctagaaaaaaaaaaaacactttagcCAGGGTCGAAtctaaaatttagaaaacataaatatttttaggttaattaaaaaatttcgaTAATTTAGAATTGTTTCATCCGGCTATACCAAGAACCGGAGCAAAGACTTTGATCATTTACATTATTAATAAGTGtacttttataatatatttttgcattttagGAATGGAATCCAGCACAGGAAGAACTGTTGGCAAGATGGGACTCCAGGGACTATGTGTCCGATCATGCCCGGCACCAACTACACTTACCATTTCCAACCTAAAGATCAGATAGGAAGCTACTTCTACTATCCCACCACAGGGATGCACCGTGCCGCTGGTGGATATGGTGGACTCCGAGTGAACAGCCGTCTCCTCATCCCGGTCCCTTACGCTGATCCCGAAGATGACTACACCGTCCTCATAGGTGACTGGTACACTAAGAGCCACACCCAGTTGAAGAAGTTCCTTGACGGTGGTCGTACTATTGGTCGTCCAGACGGTATTGTCATCAACGGAAAGTCCGGAAAAGGTGATGGATCAGACGCACCGCTCTTCACCTTGAAGCCTGGAAAGACTTACAGGGTTAGGATCTGTAACGTGGGTCTCAAGACATCTATCAACTTTAGGATTCAGAATCACAAGATGAAGCTCGTTGAAATGGAAGGATCGCACGTTCTTCAAAACGATTACGACTCTCTTGACGTTCACGTTGGCCAGTGCTTTGGCACCATAGTTACCGCGAATCAAGAACCTAAAGATTACTACATGGTAGCATCCTCTAGGTTCTTGAAGACGGTTATTACGACGACCGGACTTCTCCGCTACGAAGGAGGCAAAGGACCGGCCTCTTCACAGCTCCCGGCTGGTCCGGTCGGATGGGCCTGGTCGTTGAACCAGTTCCGATCCTTCAGGTGGAACTTGACCGCTAGTGCAGCTAGGCCTAACCCTCAGGGATCTTACCATTATGGAAAGATCAACATCACACGCACAATCAAGCTCGTGAACACTCAGGGCAAGGTCGATGGTAAGCTTAGGTTCGCATTGAATGGAGTCTCCCACACAGACCCTGAAACTCCTTTGAAGCTTGCCGAGTACTTTGGTATTTCCGACAAGGTGTTTAAGTATGATACCATCACCGATGACCCAACCCCGGAACAGATCAAGAACATCAAGATCGAGCCAAACGTTCTTAACATCACTCACCGCAACTTCATCGAGGTGGTGTTTGAGAACCACGAGAAGAGTGTTCAGTCTTGGCACTTGGACGGTTATTCTTTCTTCTCCGTTGCGTAAGTAAAACAAACACACACTTTGTTTCTTGCAGCACAAGTAACTCTTCATTTAAACCTAATTTTGACTTTTACTATCTTTTAAAGTGTTGAGCCGGGGACTTGGACCCCAGAGAAGAGGAAGAACTACAACCTCTTGGATGCAGTGAGCAGACACACAGTTCAAGTCTACCCAAAGTGTTGGGCAGCAATCTTGCTCACGTTTGATAACTGCGGAATGTGGAACGTTCGTTCAGAGAACACAGAGAGACGTTACTTAGGACAGCAGCTTTACGCTAGTGTCTTGTCTCCAGAGAAATCACTTAGAGATGAATACAACATGCCTGAGACAAGCCTCCAATGTGGTCTCGTCAAAAACACACCTAAACCTGTTAACCCTTACGCTGGTGCCTAAGTTAACTTTTAGATACAACTAAAGAGTTTTGATTCTTCTGTTGATCTGAAAATTAATTCCTAAAATTATATGGTTTACTCGTATATACATGGAATTGAAATGTATGTACCTTaagtaatttttctttctttcaagactaatttgttttttgttcttCACTTTTTTGTAACAATTATGTAATGTATTATGTATCCATAATCTTCGATGAAATAAGCAAAAGAGATCTTATttctcccaaaaaaaaacatttacaatAAAAGTATTTCTCTATAGCCTAGAACCGTGTAACCCCTTCTTAGTCTGAGCCTTTTTCTAAGGCTCTTTATC
This region of Brassica napus cultivar Da-Ae chromosome C5, Da-Ae, whole genome shotgun sequence genomic DNA includes:
- the LOC106440590 gene encoding L-ascorbate oxidase homolog is translated as MRGVKLLAACLYLAAAATVVVHAEDPYFHHVWNVTYGTASPLGVPQQVILINGQFPGPNINSTSNNNVIINVFNNLDEPFLLTWNGIQHRKNCWQDGTPGTMCPIMPGTNYTYHFQPKDQIGSYFYYPTTGMHRAAGGYGGLRVNSRLLIPVPYADPEDDYTVLIGDWYTKSHTQLKKFLDGGRTIGRPDGIVINGKSGKGDGSDAPLFTLKPGKTYRVRICNVGLKTSINFRIQNHKMKLVEMEGSHVLQNDYDSLDVHVGQCFGTIVTANQEPKDYYMVASSRFLKTVITTTGLLRYEGGKGPASSQLPAGPVGWAWSLNQFRSFRWNLTASAARPNPQGSYHYGKINITRTIKLVNTQGKVDGKLRFALNGVSHTDPETPLKLAEYFGISDKVFKYDTITDDPTPEQIKNIKIEPNVLNITHRNFIEVVFENHEKSVQSWHLDGYSFFSVAVEPGTWTPEKRKNYNLLDAVSRHTVQVYPKCWAAILLTFDNCGMWNVRSENTERRYLGQQLYASVLSPEKSLRDEYNMPETSLQCGLVKNTPKPVNPYAGA